TTTAGCTGCCGCTATTTCAGGACCAGTTTTGGTTGTAAGGGGTTTGGTGCTTTCGGGGGCTACATCCCCTTCACTGGTACTGTCTACCTCAAAAGGAACATCTGCCTCTGCACCTTTTTGCTCAGGCACAGCACTTCCAGTCATATAACCTGGAGGCCACACAATTCGTCAATATTTACTATACACATATTATTTTGCAAATCACTACTGCTAATGTCACCACACAGTAACAAcacatagaaaaacaacatgaagggCCTCcaaattaaatgacattttctctcaGACTCAACATTTTAGTACAAGTACATATTGTATGTATACAGACAAACCACGGactacaaatacaaatacaaagacGCATTAGTTATTCTCATTACTCAACACTCCATGTTGCAGATTTCACAGAACCTTTCTGATTGGACAGTTTGACTTCCTCTGACTGGATGGTCAGTGGGCAACATGCTGACTGGCcagacacaaaatatttcaacagctgcactgcaattttttttccacattataACACAAAGTGCTGTGTGAAATTCCTCTCTTCTATGATTAAACTCATAGAACCTACttgtttaataaaacataaatacattctACAGCTCTATCTAACAAAGCAGATTATCTACAGGGCGCTTCTTTAGGGGGGCAATCAACTAAAGTATTGTCAATTCAAGAGTGTCTTAccatttgattttgttgtagAGGACAAGGTGAAACAACCTAAGTTCCTATTCTTACTTTAAGTTACTTTATAGGTTTGTCTAAAAACACTAACACCCTAatcttttttcctgctgcagaaGTACAATACAGATTCACGTTTAGGGCACTTGCCTTGAGGCAGAACTGCTGCCGGCTCTGGTGCTGGGTTAATTTGGGCTGGTTCAGGTGTGGGCTCAGGTGCAGGGTTTGGTTCTTCAGGGGCTGCTGGTGCTGGTTCTGGTATAGCCTGAGGGATTAGTGGTGTCTGCTTGTAGCTTGTTGTTTGTGGCACGGGCGAAGGCAGCTTGTGATATTTCTCATGTGTCACCATAACGAGGATACCACTTGTTGGCTCAGGGGCAACCGGTGCTGCACCTTGAGTTGTCGCTTGTTGAGGTGTAACACCCTGCTCTGGTGCTGCACTTGGCTGCTCAGGGGAGAGAACTTGACCTTTTAGGCCCTTTCCATTGAACGCACCTACAGCTTTTGCACTCTTCCCGTTTGGCATCATACCGTAGCCTGAGGATCAAACAGAAATATGTGGgtgaacattttaattaaaaccaCTTGTAGCACAACGAGATAAATCTAGCACAAGACCACCGTAGCCtgtcaaacacaacattttcataaattCCTGTATGCAATAAGCACTGCTTAGACTGAGAACATGTGATTTGCAGATTCATGcaaaaactgagacaaaatgGTACATATTCAGTTTTATCTTTGGATGCTTTTGCTGGCTCAAAACATCATTATTCCCTCCCCTTTTGTTCCTGAGGGAGGTTCAGGTTGGCTATCACAaacactgcatgttttattgtgaGAATTCTTACCAGTTCCAAGTGTTTCAGTTCCTTCACTGGGTGATACTGCTCCAACTCCTTTGGTAAATTGAGGTTTTGAGTCTTTGCTTGTCCCTCTGTATCCTGTCAACAATGTTTTATAACTATAACTGACATTGTGGAGTATAGAATATCAATAAACTAACCATCATGATAGCCTCAAAAGATTAACTTTGACACAAATTGAACTCAGAGCTTATTAATGAATAACTCTCTCCAAAATAAATTTGACATAGAATGGCTGGAACTTGAACTGACTTTACCTCCATATCCGCCGAGTGCAGCACCATTTCTAACTGCATGACCTTGACAAGAAATGCAGAATAATGAGTTAGCAAGGCTggtaaaatggaaaagaaagaaagaaattcagaaAGTAATAAAGTggcatacagtacatgtttaatatgcattttcttttatgtatgtatttattatgtCATGATTATTATTCACAATTATTTCAC
The Scatophagus argus isolate fScaArg1 chromosome 21, fScaArg1.pri, whole genome shotgun sequence genome window above contains:
- the LOC124053103 gene encoding translation initiation factor IF-2-like; this translates as MPLFFLPAYGSNGYNGYGAQPMGGYTGGYGSAGLGLGPRYGNGGMKGPKQGYGYPSGGATKPEKPGYGNVPNRYGAKPNGYGAIKGGAVRPQPANGKGAVPTAHGTKPNGYGAAPGTGAGLPKGHGTKPNGHAVRNGAALGGYGGYRGTSKDSKPQFTKGVGAVSPSEGTETLGTGYGMMPNGKSAKAVGAFNGKGLKGQVLSPEQPSAAPEQGVTPQQATTQGAAPVAPEPTSGILVMVTHEKYHKLPSPVPQTTSYKQTPLIPQAIPEPAPAAPEEPNPAPEPTPEPAQINPAPEPAAVLPQGKCPKRESVLYFCSRKKD